Proteins found in one Larimichthys crocea isolate SSNF chromosome I, L_crocea_2.0, whole genome shotgun sequence genomic segment:
- the tent5d gene encoding uncharacterized protein tent5d yields MSQQQGSSSMSKTKSSQRFHSLNAEQVEVLHQVLSEVVPIHGRGNFPTLELRPRDIIIAVRARLQKQGIAVRDVRLNGSTASHVLVRDNGTSYKDLDIIFGVELPSQEEFQVIKESVLGCLLDCLPAGVNRERISSATMKEAYVQKMVKVFNEHDRWSLISLSNNSGKNLELKFVSVLRRQFEFSVDSFQIILDRLLESYMQQESQHKNNTVDLKDQSAENQNKDPNSLPKQATAPETENSTTKDLSSKEEAQISETQQRDEVHEKDSQTELSQQTEHSDQTKHSKVEKDDKEKTPVELKDVSEQRDNFNEEDFSDQTSLNILSEKKQTSEETKPPTHLELRHEPEPSDKTKCLTEVEQSEQTQPTDGQQPAHTNQKDLSAEKEQSDHTKPPDEQKEITEQMGESKPPQTSNKTQTESLNPVEEEHSTDVCKCFSEDQRGNEKDETQHVSAPDSSTSSHVEIQTQLSDERKEEIETGEQADQENDTEISEVAEDILASEAKNIKDTQGIDYTCSTSFISFTLQNTKSTGPQDTPEIHSTLQTDCSEKTPNTLDAVSPPDTQDILPAPPSLVADKKTSSSPSCKASERLSHMVVLKHSSPKPPRRMCRKVAPNPSPSPVSENESVIVPCLDPNPSPSPEPELAFDPKSTAPSSDPTTVPTTSISTETNPGPEPNPSSNLVSNLDLTSAPDPAPDIISTSVVDPMSDLPEPSSPQLITESLGETDIQSLEETPSTHVASDEQSQSSTEETVPTPSPPQSEPLDSVDMLASHTDTSSSNTQEPVHTSQVELSDEDENRDLRTKKTDLNQPNCSPQETTLSSPFSSQCVETNVSCLTPPILSLSPPCFTPSPPSLSPPPCLTPPSHCLSSPMLSTVSPATSFSSPPLSFSPTSSCLSTPPYLTPPMLSLSPPPLCLSPPSPCLSPPLLCLTPPMESEDLVPQVSSDMEPLILNTDSEEEIKESSPQTGIPLLQLEDKKEQDNISSLPRVAEPVSFPITIPSSTSHVLPPSQCGGPGESGPPKADEASSSVPENKGELPKVPVDMPEQSNGPQASGSVPAVEVLAESMYGDFEAAMDHLRYRLIATRNPEEIRGGGLLKYSNLLVRDYRPASETQIKTLERYMCSRFFIDFPDVQEQQRKILSYLKNHFIGEERSKYQYLMTLRRVVDDSTVCLMGHERRLTLNMITVLALKVLGEQNIIPNTDHVTCFYQPAPYLAEHSAPYLAEPSYCSYYIPQGGSTLLYQPYPLHLHSQTGLV; encoded by the exons ATGTCACAGCAACAG ggcagcagcagcatgtctaAAACCAAATCCAGTCAACGGTTCCACAGCCTGAATGCAGAGCAGGTAGAAGTCCTCCATCAGGTTTTGTCAGAGGTCGTTCCAATCCACGGCCGTGGGAACTTTCCCACACTGGAGCTGCGTCCTCGAGACATCATCATAGCCGTGCGGGCCAGGCTGCAGAAGCAAGGAATCGCAGTGAGAGATGTTCGTCTGAACGGCTCCACGGCTAGCCACGTCCTCGTCCGAGACAACGGGACAAGCTACAAGGACCTGGACATCATCTTTGGAGTGGAGTTGCCCAGTCAGGAGGAGTTCCAG GTGATCAAGGAGTCCGTGCTGGGCTGCTTGCTGGACTGCCTACCTGCTGGGGTCAACAGGGAGCGGATCAGCAGTGCTACAATGAAGGAGGCCTATGTCCAGAAAATGGTGAAGGTTTTCAATGAGCATGACCGCTGGAGCCTCATCTCACTCTCAAACAACAGTGGCAAAAACCTGGAGCTCAAATTTGTGAGCGTCCTGAGGCGGCAGTTTGAGTTCAGCGTTGACTCCTTTCAGATCATTCTGGATCGTCTCCTGGAGTCCTACATGCAGCAAGAATCACAGCACAAAAATAACACCGTTGATCTTAAGGACCAGTCTGCAGAGAATCAGAATAAAGACCCTAACTCTCTGCCCAAACAGGCCACTGCTCCAGAAACTGAGAACTCTACCACCAAGGACTTATCCAGCAAAGAGGAGGCACAGATCAGTGAGACACAACAGAGAGATGAGGTGCATGAAAAAGACTCCCAGACAGAGCTCTCACAGCAAACTGAACATTCAGACCAGACAAAGCACTCCAAAGTTGAAAAAGACgacaaagagaaaacacctgTAGAGTTGAAAGACGTGTCAGAACAAAGAGACAACTTCAATGAGGAAGACTTCTCTGACCAGACATCCCTAAACATTTtgtcagaaaagaaacaaacctcTGAGGAAACAAAACCACCAACTCATCTTGAACTCAGACACGAACCAGAGCCCTCAGACAAAACCAAATGCTTAACGGAGGTAGAACAGTCAGAGCAAACCCAGCCCACTGACGGCCAACAACCAGCACATACAAATCAGAAAGACCTTTCTGCCGAAAAAGAACAATCTGACCACACAAAACCCCCTgatgaacagaaagaaatcaCGGAGCAGATGGGAGAATCCAAGCCACCTCAAACCTCAAACAAAACCCAGACGGAGTCTCTAAACCCGGTGGAAGAAGAGCACAGTACAGATGTCTGTAAGTGTTTCAGTGAGGATCAGAGAGGCAATGAGAAAGATGAAACACAGCATGTCTCTGCTCCAGACTCCAGCACATCTTCACATGTAGAGATACAGACGCAGTTAtcagatgaaagaaaagaagagattGAGACAGGAGAGCAAGCAGATCAGGAAAATGATACTGAAATAAGTGAAGTGGCAGAAGATATTTTAGCATCAGAagcaaaaaacataaaagacacacaGGGTATTGATTATACCTGCTCCACCTCTTTCATATCTTTTACACTTCAGAACACAAAGTCTACTGGCCCACAGGATACACCAGAGATTCACAGCACACTACAGACAGATTGCTCAGAAAAAACACCTAATACACTTGATGCCGTCAGCCCTCCAGATACTCAGGATATTTTACCTGCACCACCCAGCCTTGTTGCCGACAAAAagacctcctcttctccctcttgtAAGGCCTCAGAGAGACTATCTCACATGGTGGTGCTCAAACATTCCTCTCCCAAGCCTCCTCGGAGGATGTGTAGGAAGGTTGCCCCCAATCCTTCCCCCAGTCCAGTCTCTGAAAACGAATCTGTTATAGTGCCCTGTCTAGATCCAAACCCCAGCCCTAGCCCTGAACCTGAGTTAGCCTTTGACCCAAAGTCAACAGCTCCTAGTTCAGACCCTACAACTGTCCCAACAACCAGTATCTCTACTGAAACAAACCCAGGGCCTGAACCCAACCCTTCCAGTAACCTAGTTTCAAATCTAGACCTTACCTCAGCTCCTGATCCAGCCCCTGATATAATCTCCACCTCTGTTGTGGACCCTATGTCTGATTTACCAGAGCCATCATCGCCTCAGCTTATCACAGAGAGTTTAGGTGAGACAGATATTCAAAGTCTAGAAGAGACTCCATCTACACATGTGGCTTCTGATGAGCAAAGCCAGTCCTCCACTGAAGAAACTGTCCCCACACCCAGTCCCCCACAATCAGAGCCTCTCGACTCAGTGGACATGTTAGCTTCACACACTGATACGTCCAGCTCAAACACCCAAGAACCTGTACATACCTCACAAGTGGAGCTCAGCgatgaagatgaaaacagagattTACGGACCAAAAAGACAGACTTGAATCAGCCAAACTGCAGCCCACAAGAGACCACACTTAGTTCACCCTTCTCGTCCCAGTGTGTCGAAACTAATGTTTCCTGTCTCACCCCTCCCATACTCAGTCTTTCCCCTCCCTGCTTCACTCCCTCACCACCCAGCCTCAGTCCTCCCCCATGTCTGACCCCTCCGTCTCACTGCCTCTCATCTCCGATGCTGAGCACCGTCAGCCCTGCTACAAGCTTTAGCTCTCCACCCCTGAGTTTTAGTCCTACCTCATCCTGCCTCAGTACACCTCCTTACCTTACCCCTCCTATGCTTAGCCTCAGCCCTCCTCCACTCTGTCTAAGCCCCCCTTCCCCCTGCCTcagccctcccctcctctgcctcactCCACCGATGGAGTCAGAGGACCTTGTACCTCAGGTATCTTCAGACATGGAGCCTTTGATACTAAACACAGACAGCGAGGAAGAGATTAAAGAGTCCTCCCCTCAGACAGGAATTCCTCTCCTACAGTTGGAGgataaaaaagaacaagataATATCTCATCATTGCCTCGGGTTGCAGAGCCTGTTTCTTTTCCAATCACAATCCCAAGCTCCACCTCACATGTGCTGCCTCCGTCTCAGTGTGGAGGCCCAGGGGAATCTGGCCCTCCAAAGGCAGATGAGGCATCCAGCTCTGTGCCTGAGAACAAAGGAGAGCTCCCTAAGGTACCCGTAGACATGCCTGAACAGAGCAACGGTCCTCAGGCATCTGGCTCGGTCCCTGCTGTCGAGGTCTTGGCAGAGAGCATGTATGGTGACTTTGAGGCAGCCATGGACCATCTACGCTACCGCCTAATAGCGACCAGGAACCCCGAGGAGATTCGAGGTGGTGGCTTGTTGAAATACAGCAACCTGTTGGTCAGGGACTACCGACCGGCCAGCGAGACTCAGATAAAGACACTGGAGCGCTACATGTGCTCGCGCTTTTTCATCGATTTCCCCGACgtgcaggagcagcagaggaagatcCTATCCTACTTGAAGAACCACTTTATCGGCGAGGAGAGAAGCAAGTACCAGTACCTGATGACGCTGCGTCGTGTGGTAGATGACAGCACAGTGTGTCTGATGGGACATGAGAGGCGTCTGACACTGAACATGATCACAGTGCTGGCACTGAAGGTTCTAGGAGAGCAGAACATTATCCCCAACACAGACCACGTGACGTGCTTCTACCAGCCTGCCCCATACCTTGCCGAGCACAGTGCCCCCTATTTAGCAGAACCCAGCTACTGCAGCTACTACATACCCCAAGGGGGATCAACTCTGCTTTACCAACCGTACCCCTTACACCTGCACTCACAGACTGGACTAgtataa